GAGATTTATTTATACTAATCCAAGGACTTTTTCTTCTATAAAAAGCTATCTTATTAGCTTTCTTTATTAAAATATTCTTGCGAGAGCGACCCCAGGTTCGTTATTACTGATGTTGCCTGCTGATTTATCAATGCAGCCACATGTAACTGTTTCTCTTCATGGTCCAACAAAGAACAAAGATGAATTAACACTAATTACGTTGCATGCATtcgtttgttttcatttattaaaCCATGGTATACTGTGAGCTCCAACACATTTGTTAGGGCATGGCCAACGCTCCACTCTGGATGGGTGCCTCGGTCCTCCACGTCGGATTTGATGGTCCAGAAAGGCTGCCTCTTCCCTAACTAAAAGTTGTTTCAACTCTCTCATGACCAATGCCATGGCAGGCCTCGCTCGCTTTAGCGCTTTTGCGGTTTGGAAATTGAGAAAGAGAAacttaggctggccatagtgagggtaacataagtagtatcatgcacttgggactcgcaaacgTGCTTATGTGGGAGCCAGTTAAAGaagagagatggttatagtaacataggtagataccgtaacataataaatgtgatgctactatgtgtcatgcatggcaataaatgagatcATCTATGATACTGATCTATAATACTATGCACTATGGATGTAATAttatacactagtatcatatacatgatactagtatatgatactccccactatgaccagccttaggtTCAACCACAAGGGAGGCTGCAGCGTTGTACTGTTTTTATTTCACACTGATTTAAGCTTCGAAAATTTATGTGGAAGCTGGGGCACCTGTATAGTTCTGCCCCCATAGCTCTTGCccttacatagtactccctccatttttttactccgcatataaaatttggtcaaagtcaaacaacataaagtttgaccaaatttatatcaaaaaatatgaacatctacaatactaaaactaTATAGTATGAAAATGCATTTCATGGTGCATCTGATAATATGGATTTCATATTGTaaatgttgatattttttaatataaagttGGTTAAACTTtataaagcttgactttgaccaaaccttatatgcagactaaacagaaacggagggagtaactatCTGACATTATTTCTCTGTCAACACGCCATGCATGGACACAAAGTCAATATGTGCATTAACTTCTGGCATGTAACATCATGTCCTATGATCTACACTCATTAGACTACCCACAGTCGAAGTAATATAGATGGTAACATCACACATCTTTAGGCAAACAGATGATGTGGCGAGTAATTAATGAGGGAAGAGGGGCatgtagtaacatagctagttactgtaacatcacatatGCCAAGACATGATGAGTCTACAATTTAATAAATAAAATGTTGCATGACACCatacatatgttactccccactatagagatATTAaatatagactagtaacatatgcatgttactactcTAAGTTACTACCCTATGACTAGTCTTAACTCATCAATACTTCTCTACAGTGCCATGTGATTTGTTTGTATTAAAATTGTATTGGCTCAATAGGAAACCTAAGAGCGATTTCAGTTCACATCCCAATGTACATCGATTGTGGTTTAGATTACAGGCGCCTCCATGTGCTATGCGGCAACGTCAGCGTTATataaagcatttcaaacataTATAATGAAAAGGGCTCATGAATTTCATTTTAGTTGATGCAAATATGCATGTAAGTAACCTATTACTCCCTTCGTTCTAGAATATAGTGCGCTCGTGCTTTCCGAGGTTCAACTTtaaccataaatttaaccaacgtGACCGACTGCGGCGGGAGCAAAAATTATATAATTAAAAACTTCTTTTGAAAACGAATTCATTGATAGAACTTTTGCACCCGCCGCAGTCGGTttcgttggttaaatttatgatcaaagtTAAAGCACGAAAACCGAGGACACGCTATATTTTGAAATGGAGGGATTTATGGTCAAAGTTAAATTTATGCATCATGTTGATCAAAACAAcatatttaattaattaattatgagGTAGGATTAATTATTATTAATTAGGTATGTTAATTAATCTGTTTTTGGCGTGGATGTTAATTAATCTGTTAATGCTAATTACATAGTAAAAACAAGTTAAACAAGTCAAACGTGGATACAAATGGCATAATTATGATCTACACATTTTATAATCAAGTTTCATGTAAAACATTTTACAGTCCGATGTTGATTTTACATACTTTATTTATGCATATGCAAGCCTTCCGGTCATTTCTCCAAATGAAGAATAAAACGGAGCTAACTAGCTAACAGCCCGGCCTCCAGAGCATAGCCCACGACGTTAAGCGCTCGGCATCTACGCGATGCCCACGGGCGAGGTTTAACGGGATGGTTAACTGGGCCGACGCCCAGCAGGCGAGGGAAGGCTAACTCGGGGGCCGGCTGAAGACGCGAGGCAGTCCGCgtcggcgaggaggagcggcagTGGGTAGGATTTTCGTTTTGGCGATGATGGTCAGCTGTCGCATCGCCGGAAGGGCTCATCAAGACCTCGCTAAAGGCGGGGTGCCACGGTTGGAAAAGAAGATGGGGAAGATGACTTAAGAGGAGGAAGATAAAAGGAGAGTCGCCTTGGAATTCAatcctttttctttttattctgGTCTGGGTATCTTATTCCACTCCTTGGAAGTTACATACTACGAGTACATCACAGTTTATGCTTCAATACATGTGCTGCGCAAAGCACGCCATGTAACAACTAGCTTAGCAGTTAGCCTCCGCCGGTGCCTGTGACGCCCAGGTCCGGCTTGCCGTCCTCCGCGCCGGCGCCGAACACCGGGCCgcccttcccagaggcgtcctcGACCTTCTCCTCGAGCATCTTCACCGGTAACCCATGCTCGTCCTTGCTCGACCGTAGCTCTGTCCTTGGCGACTGCTGCTGCTGGCACTCCTCCGCGCCGTCGGGAGCTGCCGCCGACCTGTACGTGGTCGCCGTGAAAGCTCCCTTGGGCTGTGCGCCTTGGGCTCCAGACATGGCAATTTGATGGTGCTGGGCTGTGGGTTTGGGTTGGACTTTGGCGTTCCGTCTTAGAGCTGGCACCCGGCTTCTTAAACTAGGACGTGATCTGTGGCTACGTGTCAGTGCCACCTACTGAGAATTCGGTCTGAGGAGCCGCTGAACCTTCCACAGTCCACGCGTGTCACCGAGAAGAAGGCACGATCTGAAACGTGGAGAGAAGAGTCCAGAATACTGCATGCATGCGCGCCACCTCCCAAGCTGCCGACGGCGCGGCGATTCCGGGCCGCATTAAAAGGCAAACCACAGGCGAGAGCTGAGCGCCAGTAATCGAGAGAGCCAAGGAAGACGCAACACGGCTCAAGGCAAACACCGAGCCATCTCAAAGTGGTTAGCAGTAGCACCCGTACCCACGGAAGGGACGAGCCATGGCGTCTGGGGCGGTGAGACCTAAGCTCGCGTACATCGTGTGTTACGTCAAAGACGTGCCCAAGTCGGCCGCCTTCTACGCCGACGCCTTCGGCTACAGCGTCCGCCGCGTCGACGACTCTCACAAGTAATCCCCATCACCATTTGCGCCTAGGCCTACCTTAGCTGCCTGCCGGGCCAGCTTGACATGTGTGTGTATCGTCTGTTCTGCGCGCAGGTGGGCGGAGCTGGACACCGGCTCGACGACCATCGCGTTCACGCCGCTGCACCAGAGGGAGACGGACGCACTCACGGGCGAGGTGCAGCTGCCCAAGTCGCCCCGCGAGCGAGGGCCCGTGGAGATCTGCTTCGACTACGACGACGTCGACGCCGCGTACCGGCGGGCCGTGGAGAACGGGGCGGTGCCGGTGAGCGCGCCGGAGCAGAAAAACTGGGGGCAGAAGGTCGGCTACGTCAGGGACTGTGACGGGATCACCGTGCGCCTTGGGAGCCACGTCCGCGAGTAGTGGCATCCTTGCTCGTGTCTGTCTACTGTAATGACTAGTAATGCTACTGTCGATAGCAAATAATAAATCGCCGTGTCCAGTGACAGCAAGTTATCTAATGTTTCCACGCACCGCCGCCGGCAAAAATACGTACAAGTTACCCAGCCTAGTCGGTTGGTCTTGTTGGTTGCTCTGCAGTAGTGCAGTCTACACTCTGCAGCCGTTCGCTGTGCCCTTTGAGGCTCCGAGGCCATGACCGGAGGCCACTCCTCGCGGCAATTCTGCCGCCGTGTAGCCTAGCCGGTACTCTGCAGGATCGTCACGAACTGGCGATCGCCTGTACCGTTGTGCAAGCGGCGCTGCGTGATCCCTGACCGGAATAACGTATGGCTCTATTCTCTGAAAAATTGATCGTGAGGTGCGTGATCCCTGACCGAAATAGCGTATGGCTCAGAAGATTCTAACAAATTCGTTCGTGGGCTATGAGAAAGATGATGTGACTTGAGAAATCTTCTTAAAATTTTGTTGTTGCGGG
This genomic window from Aegilops tauschii subsp. strangulata cultivar AL8/78 chromosome 4, Aet v6.0, whole genome shotgun sequence contains:
- the LOC109736736 gene encoding uncharacterized protein, translated to MSGAQGAQPKGAFTATTYRSAAAPDGAEECQQQQSPRTELRSSKDEHGLPVKMLEEKVEDASGKGGPVFGAGAEDGKPDLGVTGTGGG
- the LOC109736737 gene encoding uncharacterized protein, which produces MASGAVRPKLAYIVCYVKDVPKSAAFYADAFGYSVRRVDDSHKWAELDTGSTTIAFTPLHQRETDALTGEVQLPKSPRERGPVEICFDYDDVDAAYRRAVENGAVPVSAPEQKNWGQKVGYVRDCDGITVRLGSHVRE